The following are encoded together in the Natronincola ferrireducens genome:
- a CDS encoding LysO family transporter codes for MNILLYLLILVLGAIIGYKNILSNFFMEKIEDIQTYALLLLLFIMGINIGIDQDVIKYFGVIGYQSIVLATFSIVFSILAVKLVTGKVLKGKEGIKNDG; via the coding sequence ATGAACATTTTACTTTATTTGCTAATATTAGTTTTAGGCGCCATCATTGGCTATAAAAATATATTAAGCAATTTTTTTATGGAAAAAATCGAGGATATCCAAACCTATGCTTTACTGTTGTTATTATTTATTATGGGGATTAATATAGGTATAGATCAGGACGTTATAAAATATTTTGGTGTGATAGGCTATCAATCCATTGTATTAGCAACTTTTTCAATTGTTTTTAGCATTTTAGCAGTAAAGCTTGTGACAGGAAAAGTACTTAAGGGGAAAGAAGGGATAAAAAATGACGGTTAA
- a CDS encoding DUF1292 domain-containing protein: MEENENIITLVDEDGKEENFEVLMTLDVEGKEYAILIPVGADEEEDAYIFKVIHEGEEEYSLVAIEDDEEYENVVAAYEAIVDEDEEEEE; encoded by the coding sequence ATGGAAGAAAATGAAAATATTATAACGTTAGTAGATGAGGATGGAAAAGAGGAGAATTTTGAAGTTCTTATGACCTTAGATGTAGAGGGAAAAGAATATGCCATACTAATACCTGTGGGTGCTGATGAAGAAGAGGACGCTTATATCTTTAAAGTAATCCACGAAGGAGAAGAAGAATACTCATTGGTGGCTATTGAAGATGATGAAGAGTACGAAAATGTTGTAGCAGCCTATGAAGCAATCGTAGACGAAGACGAAGAAGAGGAAGAATAG
- the ruvX gene encoding Holliday junction resolvase RuvX, with protein sequence MGLDVGDKRIGVALSDLMGWTAQGLETVERTNLKKDLQRLEEIIKANEVEKIVVGLPKNMNGTLGPQSEKVLEFTERLKKRTDKEIIFWDERLTTVAAEKSLIQADMSRKKRKTVIDKVAATYILQNYLDSINR encoded by the coding sequence ATGGGACTAGATGTAGGAGACAAAAGAATAGGCGTTGCCTTAAGTGATTTAATGGGATGGACAGCTCAAGGATTAGAGACGGTTGAGCGAACAAATCTAAAAAAGGATCTACAGCGACTAGAAGAAATCATTAAAGCAAATGAAGTAGAAAAAATTGTTGTGGGATTACCTAAAAATATGAATGGGACCCTAGGCCCCCAAAGTGAAAAGGTATTGGAGTTTACAGAAAGACTAAAAAAACGTACAGATAAAGAAATAATTTTCTGGGATGAGAGACTTACCACAGTTGCTGCAGAAAAATCTCTGATCCAAGCAGATATGAGCAGAAAAAAAAGGAAAACTGTCATTGACAAAGTAGCTGCTACTTATATTTTGCAAAATTATTTAGATAGTATAAATAGATAA
- a CDS encoding ribonuclease J, whose protein sequence is MLGRKPTKIRVIPLGGLKEIGKNMTIIEYKDEMIIIDCGLSFPEDEMLGIDIVIPDITYVMKNKDKIKAIVLTHGHEDHIGALPYVLKKINVPVYGTRLTLGLVENKLREHKLLSDVHLQRVEPGETVQIQGFEVEFIRSSHSIPDACALAIHTSLGVILHTGDFKIDYTPIDEQMIDLQRIAELGKKGVLLMLADSTNVERPGTTMSERSVGATFENIFNNTRSRIIVATFASNVHRVQQIVNAAHKHNRKIVVSGRSMVNVVAVAEELGNLIIPDGLIIDVNHIDQYEDHEIVIITTGSQGETMAGLSRMATSDHRKLDIRAGDTVIISATPIPGNEKTVSRVINQLFEKGADVIYESLADVHVSGHACQEELKLMHKLASPKYFIPVHGEFRHLKQHAKLAENLGMPKENIFTIQNGNVVEITKDYGKLAGNVPAGPVLVDGLGVGDVGNIVLRDRKHLAEDGLMVVVVTITREGGKVAAGPDIISRGFVYVRESEDLIDEAKQIVRGALEHCEQQNIKEWSILKSSIRDALKDFLYAKTKRRPMILPVIMEV, encoded by the coding sequence ATTTTGGGAAGAAAACCTACAAAAATTAGAGTAATACCTTTAGGTGGGCTAAAGGAAATTGGAAAAAATATGACAATCATTGAATATAAAGATGAAATGATTATAATCGATTGTGGATTAAGTTTTCCAGAGGATGAAATGTTGGGGATTGATATCGTTATACCCGATATAACCTATGTCATGAAAAACAAAGATAAAATAAAGGCCATTGTTTTAACCCATGGACATGAGGACCATATAGGAGCATTACCCTATGTTCTAAAAAAGATAAATGTGCCTGTATACGGAACTCGATTGACATTAGGACTAGTAGAAAACAAATTAAGAGAACATAAACTATTATCAGATGTTCATTTACAAAGAGTTGAACCAGGAGAAACAGTACAAATCCAAGGCTTTGAAGTAGAATTTATACGAAGCAGTCATAGTATTCCTGATGCGTGTGCCTTGGCTATTCATACATCCTTAGGTGTAATTCTCCATACAGGGGACTTTAAAATAGACTATACACCTATAGATGAACAGATGATTGATCTTCAAAGAATAGCAGAGCTAGGAAAAAAAGGCGTTCTATTAATGTTAGCTGATAGCACCAATGTAGAAAGACCCGGTACAACCATGTCTGAAAGAAGTGTAGGAGCCACCTTTGAAAATATTTTTAATAATACCAGAAGTAGAATTATCGTGGCCACCTTTGCCTCCAATGTTCATCGGGTACAGCAAATTGTTAATGCCGCCCATAAGCATAATAGAAAAATCGTTGTATCTGGAAGAAGTATGGTAAATGTGGTTGCAGTGGCTGAAGAATTAGGGAATTTAATTATACCCGATGGTTTAATTATCGACGTAAATCATATAGATCAATATGAAGACCATGAAATTGTCATCATCACAACAGGAAGTCAAGGAGAAACTATGGCTGGACTCTCTAGAATGGCAACCTCAGACCATCGAAAACTGGATATTCGGGCTGGAGATACTGTAATTATTTCAGCTACCCCCATACCTGGAAATGAAAAAACAGTCAGCAGAGTAATTAACCAATTATTTGAAAAAGGTGCTGATGTCATTTATGAAAGCTTAGCAGATGTACACGTATCAGGCCATGCTTGTCAAGAAGAACTTAAATTAATGCATAAACTAGCAAGTCCCAAATATTTTATTCCAGTCCATGGTGAATTTAGACATCTAAAACAACATGCAAAATTAGCTGAAAACTTAGGTATGCCTAAAGAAAATATATTTACCATACAAAATGGTAATGTAGTAGAGATTACCAAGGACTATGGAAAGCTAGCAGGCAATGTCCCTGCTGGACCAGTCTTAGTAGACGGATTAGGGGTTGGAGATGTAGGCAATATTGTTTTAAGAGATCGAAAACATCTTGCTGAAGATGGATTAATGGTGGTAGTTGTTACCATTACAAGAGAAGGCGGAAAGGTTGCTGCAGGTCCAGATATTATATCTAGAGGATTTGTATATGTAAGGGAATCAGAAGACTTAATCGATGAAGCAAAACAAATCGTTAGGGGAGCTCTAGAGCATTGCGAACAACAAAACATTAAAGAATGGTCTATTCTAAAAAGCTCCATAAGAGACGCTTTAAAAGATTTCCTTTATGCAAAAACCAAGAGAAGACCTATGATTTTACCTGTTATTATGGAGGTATAA
- a CDS encoding O-methyltransferase produces the protein MSNITEEYVEEYIRELLPEDKGLLKEIQHYAIENHIPIVHKEVAALLKVITKTSRSKKILEVGTAIGYSTILLCQAAGEDCHVTTIERDSERVEKARNNIKKADFTNNIQVIQGDAQEVLNFLDSKYDLIFLDGAKGHYKEMLNNCIDSLKVGGILVSDNILFKGMVANDDLVIRRKRTIVNRMRDYLHYICNHPQLDTTIIPIGDGVAISYRRLEE, from the coding sequence GTGAGTAATATTACAGAAGAATATGTAGAAGAATATATTAGAGAGTTATTGCCAGAAGATAAGGGGTTATTAAAGGAAATACAGCACTATGCTATCGAAAACCATATTCCTATTGTGCACAAGGAAGTAGCAGCCCTATTAAAGGTAATTACTAAAACCTCTAGAAGCAAAAAAATATTAGAGGTTGGAACCGCTATAGGCTACTCCACCATCCTCCTTTGTCAAGCGGCAGGAGAGGATTGTCATGTTACAACAATAGAACGGGATAGTGAAAGGGTAGAGAAGGCTAGAAACAATATAAAAAAGGCTGATTTCACTAACAATATTCAAGTGATACAGGGAGATGCTCAGGAGGTTTTAAACTTCCTAGACAGTAAATATGATCTCATTTTTTTAGATGGTGCTAAAGGACATTATAAGGAAATGCTGAACAATTGTATAGATTCACTAAAGGTTGGTGGCATCTTAGTTTCTGATAATATATTATTTAAAGGTATGGTCGCCAATGATGACCTAGTTATAAGAAGGAAAAGGACAATTGTTAATAGAATGAGGGATTATCTACATTATATATGCAATCACCCTCAATTAGACACCACCATTATCCCTATTGGTGATGGTGTAGCCATAAGTTATAGAAGGTTGGAGGAATAA
- a CDS encoding lysine exporter LysO family protein, giving the protein MTVKIMVAVALGIAGGFFVFPPSIGDHMGIIIDIGLCLVLFFVGIDIGKQGNILKKIKNLGFKILLIPLMIAMGSILGAIAGGLLIKLPINEAGAIGAGFGWYSLSAIELSKHSSELGALAFITNVTREVIALITIPFVAKYIGKLESIAPAGATAMDTALPVISRSTDGNIAVISFITGVILSSMVPVLVPTLMVVLK; this is encoded by the coding sequence ATGACGGTTAAAATTATGGTAGCAGTGGCACTGGGAATTGCAGGAGGATTTTTTGTATTTCCTCCGAGTATAGGAGACCATATGGGAATCATAATTGATATAGGGCTATGTTTAGTACTTTTCTTTGTTGGAATAGATATTGGTAAACAAGGAAATATTTTAAAAAAGATAAAAAACTTAGGCTTCAAAATATTATTGATACCTTTAATGATTGCTATGGGAAGTATTCTTGGAGCCATTGCTGGTGGTTTATTGATTAAACTTCCAATTAATGAAGCTGGGGCAATTGGCGCAGGCTTTGGATGGTATTCCTTATCGGCTATTGAATTATCAAAGCATAGTTCTGAGTTAGGAGCATTGGCCTTTATTACAAATGTTACCAGAGAAGTCATTGCTTTAATAACCATCCCCTTTGTAGCAAAATACATAGGCAAACTGGAATCTATAGCACCTGCAGGGGCCACCGCTATGGATACAGCCCTGCCGGTTATTTCAAGATCCACCGACGGCAATATAGCTGTTATATCCTTTATTACAGGAGTCATACTATCTTCTATGGTACCTGTTTTAGTACCTACTTTAATGGTAGTACTGAAATAG
- a CDS encoding peptidase U32 family protein: MKKVELLAPAGDLERLKAAVIYGADAVYVGGQIFGLRASAKNFTLEELKEGIDFAHQRGVKVFVTANIIPHNDDLKELPKYLKEIETIGVDAVIVSDPGTFAIVKETVPNMEIHISTQANNTNYSTVNFWHSLGASRVVLARELSFDEIEEIRRNIPEDLELEAFIHGAMCISYSGRCLLSNYMAGRDANRGECAHPCRWNYYLVEEKRPGEYMPIIEGEHGTYIMNSKDLCMIEYIPEIIKSGINSLKIEGRMKTTYYVATIVRAYRLAIDSYYKNPEGWQCSQQLLEEIKKASHRDFTTGFYLDKPGHEEHIYGDKSYVRGYNFIGIVQDYDEKNQIATIQQRNRFFAGDKIEIIGPHEKVIHMTIEEMWDQEGNKIEVAPHPKQIVKFKVQEKLEPYYILRKEREEEESE; this comes from the coding sequence ATGAAAAAGGTTGAATTATTAGCTCCTGCAGGAGATTTAGAACGATTAAAGGCGGCGGTTATCTACGGTGCTGATGCTGTATATGTAGGAGGGCAAATCTTTGGGTTAAGGGCTTCAGCGAAAAACTTTACCCTAGAAGAATTAAAGGAGGGTATTGATTTTGCCCATCAAAGAGGTGTAAAGGTTTTCGTCACCGCCAATATCATACCCCATAACGATGATTTAAAGGAGCTTCCTAAGTATTTAAAGGAAATAGAAACGATAGGGGTGGATGCTGTAATCGTATCAGACCCTGGGACCTTCGCCATTGTCAAGGAAACTGTCCCTAATATGGAAATCCACATAAGCACCCAAGCAAACAACACCAACTATAGTACGGTAAATTTTTGGCATAGCTTAGGGGCCTCACGGGTTGTACTGGCAAGGGAGCTATCCTTTGATGAAATAGAAGAAATACGGAGAAATATTCCTGAGGACTTAGAATTAGAGGCCTTTATCCATGGAGCCATGTGTATATCCTACTCTGGAAGATGTTTATTAAGTAATTATATGGCTGGGAGGGATGCTAACCGTGGAGAGTGCGCCCATCCATGTAGATGGAATTACTATTTGGTGGAGGAAAAAAGACCTGGAGAATATATGCCTATTATAGAGGGTGAACATGGCACCTACATTATGAACTCCAAAGACCTATGTATGATTGAATATATTCCTGAAATCATCAAATCTGGAATTAACAGCTTAAAAATAGAAGGTAGAATGAAGACCACCTATTATGTAGCTACAATCGTGAGGGCTTATCGCTTGGCGATTGACAGCTATTATAAAAATCCTGAAGGATGGCAATGTTCCCAACAATTGCTAGAGGAAATAAAAAAAGCCAGTCACCGTGACTTTACAACTGGGTTTTATCTAGACAAGCCCGGACATGAAGAACATATTTATGGTGACAAATCCTATGTAAGAGGGTATAATTTTATAGGGATTGTACAGGACTATGACGAAAAAAACCAAATAGCTACTATACAGCAAAGAAATCGGTTTTTTGCAGGGGATAAAATTGAAATTATAGGTCCCCATGAAAAAGTCATTCATATGACCATTGAAGAGATGTGGGATCAGGAAGGCAATAAAATAGAAGTAGCACCCCATCCTAAGCAAATCGTTAAATTTAAAGTACAAGAGAAGCTAGAGCCCTATTATATACTTAGAAAAGAAAGAGAGGAAGAGGAAAGTGAATAG
- a CDS encoding YlbF family regulator, whose product MNVYDYAHQLARSLKESSEYQQYKALEEKVKSDPQSKNMLDGFRKHQLEVQKMQMLGQQVEEYKIQELQSLYNKLVENPLISELLGAEYRLTQMMGDIYKILGEALNLDMSGFEQ is encoded by the coding sequence ATGAATGTCTATGATTATGCCCACCAATTGGCAAGATCCTTAAAAGAAAGCAGCGAATATCAACAATATAAAGCACTGGAGGAAAAGGTAAAATCAGATCCACAATCTAAAAATATGCTGGATGGTTTTCGTAAGCATCAATTGGAAGTTCAAAAAATGCAGATGTTGGGTCAGCAGGTGGAGGAATATAAAATTCAAGAATTGCAAAGCCTATACAATAAATTAGTAGAAAACCCTCTAATTAGTGAATTGTTAGGTGCAGAGTATAGATTAACCCAAATGATGGGGGATATCTACAAAATATTAGGTGAAGCTCTAAATTTAGATATGAGCGGTTTTGAACAATAA
- the sfsA gene encoding DNA/RNA nuclease SfsA, with protein MKINIEGNKVEGVFQRRLNRFIGEVLIDDKLEITHIPNTGRMKDFLTNGANIILRKVNEPHRKTQYDLLMVYKDNTLINIDSKLPNNLLHKAFLNKDIEGFQQYDDIRREVTFGNSKFDFYLSNKKESVLVEAKCVTLVKENHLASFPDAPTDRGTKHILELIEAKKQGFRTAVFFIIQRDDANKFTPNQEMDEAFYKAVLLAKKVDVEFYAYTCHVTPNSLRLKNQLEIIL; from the coding sequence ATGAAAATAAATATTGAAGGTAACAAAGTAGAGGGTGTATTTCAACGGAGACTCAATCGATTTATTGGGGAAGTATTAATTGATGATAAGCTGGAAATCACCCATATTCCTAATACAGGTAGGATGAAGGACTTTTTAACTAACGGTGCCAACATAATCCTTAGGAAAGTGAATGAACCCCATAGAAAAACCCAATACGATCTACTGATGGTTTATAAAGACAATACTTTAATCAATATTGACTCTAAGCTTCCAAATAATCTTCTACATAAGGCCTTTTTAAATAAAGATATAGAGGGTTTTCAGCAATATGATGATATAAGAAGAGAGGTTACCTTTGGTAACAGTAAGTTTGATTTTTATCTTTCTAACAAAAAAGAATCCGTTCTAGTGGAAGCAAAATGTGTTACTTTGGTGAAGGAAAATCACTTAGCCTCTTTCCCTGATGCTCCAACTGACCGGGGAACAAAACATATATTAGAGCTAATAGAAGCAAAAAAACAGGGATTTCGGACAGCAGTATTTTTTATTATTCAAAGAGATGATGCCAATAAGTTTACCCCTAATCAAGAGATGGATGAAGCCTTTTATAAGGCAGTATTATTGGCAAAAAAAGTAGACGTAGAATTTTATGCTTATACCTGTCATGTAACACCAAACAGCCTAAGGTTAAAAAACCAATTAGAAATTATTCTATAG
- the udk gene encoding uridine kinase, translating to MNRPILIGITGGTGSGKSTVARAIFKSQPEKNIAIIQQDSYYKDQSNLTFEERVTTNYDHPLAFDTELLIQHLTRLLKNQSIDKPIYDFEQHTRKKETELVEPKDIIILEGIMLLEDPKLRSMLDIKIFVDTDADVRIIRRIVRDIKDRGRTLESVIDQYLTTVRPAHLQFVEPNKKYADIIIPEGGFNQVAIDIIVTKIQSIVNERSKSK from the coding sequence GTGAATAGACCGATTCTTATTGGGATTACTGGGGGGACAGGGTCGGGAAAAAGTACTGTTGCCAGAGCCATATTTAAAAGTCAGCCAGAAAAAAATATTGCCATTATTCAGCAGGATTCCTATTATAAAGATCAATCCAACCTAACATTTGAGGAAAGAGTAACAACAAATTATGATCATCCTTTAGCCTTTGATACAGAACTTCTTATTCAACATCTAACTAGATTACTAAAAAACCAATCCATAGACAAACCCATTTATGATTTTGAACAGCATACCCGAAAGAAAGAAACAGAATTAGTGGAGCCAAAGGATATTATTATATTGGAAGGAATTATGCTATTAGAAGATCCAAAACTAAGAAGTATGCTGGATATCAAAATATTTGTAGATACCGATGCTGATGTAAGAATTATAAGAAGAATTGTTAGAGATATAAAAGATAGGGGCAGAACCTTAGAATCAGTAATCGATCAATACTTAACAACTGTAAGACCAGCCCACCTTCAATTTGTTGAGCCCAATAAAAAATATGCTGACATCATTATTCCTGAGGGTGGTTTTAATCAAGTAGCAATCGATATTATTGTGACAAAAATTCAATCTATTGTTAATGAAAGAAGTAAAAGTAAGTAA
- a CDS encoding Fur family transcriptional regulator has translation MENLMESLKEKLKEKGYKLTPQRRATLDVIIDNRGKHLNTEEIYDLVKEKCPDIGLATVYRTLQLLDEMQVILKINLDDGCSRYEFNTHEDDHQHHHLICQNCGGVTEVEIDLLEHLEEEIERSHDFQINDHKVKFFGICSKCK, from the coding sequence ATGGAAAACCTAATGGAATCATTGAAGGAAAAACTAAAAGAAAAAGGGTATAAATTGACACCTCAAAGGAGAGCAACACTAGACGTCATTATAGATAATCGAGGTAAACATTTAAATACTGAAGAAATATATGACCTTGTAAAGGAAAAATGTCCAGATATTGGTTTGGCCACTGTATATAGAACATTGCAATTACTTGATGAAATGCAAGTAATATTAAAAATAAATTTAGATGATGGCTGTAGTAGATATGAATTCAACACCCATGAAGATGACCATCAGCACCACCATTTAATATGTCAAAATTGTGGTGGCGTGACAGAAGTAGAAATTGACCTATTAGAACATTTAGAAGAAGAAATCGAAAGAAGCCATGATTTTCAAATAAATGACCACAAAGTAAAATTTTTCGGCATTTGTTCTAAGTGTAAGTAG